The sequence TGACCCGCCAGCGTCGCCGCCGCGAGGCCCTGGCCGGCCAGCGCCGAGTTCACCACCTCCAGCGCGTCCGTGCCGACGGTGATGTAGACCTCGCGGTCCTTCGCTACGGGGGCAATCGCGTCGGGAGCCTTCGCGAACGCCGAGACACAACCGAGCACCATGACGACTGAAGCCAGGCGCTTCACATTCATATGCTTCTCCACTGCGGCATGCGGGGGGACAGCAACTGCGGGACCGGCAGGAATGAATTTCCCGCCTTCACCGCGAGTGTGTCATTTCCCGAGATAACTGGGAATCACTGTCGCTCGTGAAACACGGTGAGCCACGGTGAGCCGTCTCAGGTCCCTGCCCGGTGGAGCGATAGGAACGTCGTCAACGCGTCAGTTCGCGCACCGCATGGCCCATCTCGGGGAGGATGAGCGCGTCCAGCGCCAGCCGCACCGCCTGGGGCGAGCCCGGCAGGGCGAAGAGAATCATCCCCTGCCAGGTGCCCGCGGTGGCGCGGGACATCATCGCCGCGCTGCCGACCTGCCGGTACGACAGCATGCGGAAGAGCTCACCGAAGCCGGGCAGTTCCTTCTCGAACAAAGGCCGCAGCGTCTCCACCGTGCAGTCGCGCCGGCCAATGCCGGTACCGCCGGTAAACAGCACCGCGCGCGCGCCCGCCGCCTGCGCCTGGGCCAGCGCGCCGCGGATGGCCTCGGCGTCGTCCTTCACCACCACCGAGCCCGCGACCTGATGGCCCGCGGACTCCAGCGCCTCACGCAGCACGCGCCCGCTCTCGTCCCGCGCCGCGTCGCGGCTGTCCGAGCACGTCACCACGAAGGCGCTCACGTGCACCGGCGCACGCGCCTTGTGCTCCGCCGCCACGCCCGCGTGGTCATGGCCGTGCGGAGGGTGATGGTGGTGCTCGTGCCCGTGCTCATGCCCATGGCCGTGTTCGTGCTCATGGCCGTGCTCGTGCGAGTGGTCATGCCCGTGGCCGTGGTCATGGGAATGGGAATGGGAATGACCGTGGGAGTGCGGGTGGCCATGACCGTGGTCATGGTCGTGGTCGTGTCCGTCGTGTGCCATGGGAGGAGCTCCGGTGCGCGCGTGGCGCAATCAGGTGTTGTCGGGCAGGTCGACGAGGAGCTCGCCGTCCTGGACCTCGACGTGCACTGTCGGCTGGTCGTCACAGACTCCGGGGGAGGTCTCGTTGCGGCCGGTGTCCATGTCGAAGCCGACTTCGTGGCACGGACACACCACCGTGTTGTCCTCGAGGCGGCCGCCCGAGAGCAGACAGCCCGCGTGGTTGCACCAGTCATCCAGGCCCTTGTAGCGGCCATGAATCTTCGCGATACACACGTTGCGCTTGCCGACTTCGTAACCGCGCATTTCCCGTTCGGCGAAATCCGCCGGGCCCAGCTTGATCTTCGTCATCGCGGTCTCTTTTCCCACAATGCGGTGCGCCCTGCACCCCTGTTCCCCGGGCATTACCTTCCCCCCGTGACTCCAGACGTCAGCCAACCGAGCGTCGACAAGGCGGCAGTCGCCCAGGTCCTCCGGGACATCGCCCTCCTCCTGCAGCTCCAGGGCGAGAGCGGCTACCGCGTCCGTGCCTACGACATGGGCGCGGACCGCATCGCCGGGCTGCCGCAGGAATTGGGTCCCCTCGTCGCCGAGGGCCGCCTGGAGAGCCTGCCGGGAATCGGGCCCGCGCTCGCGGAGAAGATTTCCGAGCTGGTGACCACGGGACGGCTCGGCTACTACGAGGAGCTCAAGGCGAAGTTCCCCGCCGGCCTGCTGGAGCTGGTGAAGCTGCCGGACATCGGCCCGAAGAAGGTGGCCGTCCTCTGGCGCGAGCTGGACGTGGGCAGCGTCGAGGACCTGGAGCGCGCGTGCCGCGAGGGCCGCGTGCGCCAGCTCCGCGGCTTCGGCGAGAAGAGCGAGGCGAAGATTCTGGAGGGCATCGCCGTGTTCCGGCGCGCCCGGGGCGAGCGGAAGCTGCTGGGTGAGGTGATGCCCGTGGCGGAGGCGCTGCTGGAGCAGGTGAAGGCCAGCCCCGGCGTCGTGCGCGCGAGCCTCGGCGGCAGCGTGCGCCGCCGCGCGGAGACGGTGGCGGACGTGGACATCATCGCCTCCGCGCCGGACCCGGGCCCCGTGCTGGATGCGCTCGCGAATGCACCGGGCGTGGCCACGGTGCTGGGCAAGGGCGGCAGCAAGTGCTCCGTGCGGATGATTCAGGGGGACTTGCAGGTGGACCTGCGCGTGCTGCCCGACGAGGACTACGCCACCGCGCTGCACCACTTCACCGGCTCGCGCGCGCATCACATCCGCCTGCGCAACCTGGGCCACGAGCGGGGCCTCAAGATTTCCGAGTGGGGCGTGCACCGCGAGGACGGCACCAAGGTGACCGTCTCGGACGAGGCCGCGCTCTACTCGCTATTGGACATGCAGTACGTCCCGCCGGAGCTGCGCGAGGATAACGGCGAGTTCGAGGCCGCGCGCGAGGGGACGCTGCCGCAAGACCTGGTCACGCTCGAGGACGTGCAGGGTGCCGTGCACGCGCACAGCACGTGGTCCGACGGGAAGCACTCGCTGGAGGAGATGGCGCGCGCCGCGCAGGCGCTGGGCCTGAAGTACCTCACCGTCACCGAGCACAGCCAGGCGGCCATCTACGCGGGCGGCATGAAGGTGGAGGACCTGAAGCGCCAGTGGGACGAAATCGACCGCATCAACGCGGCGATTCCCGAGGTGCGCCTGCTCAAGGGCATCGAGGTGGACATCCTGGAGGACGGCGCGCTGGACTACCCGGACAGCGTGCTGGAGCAGCTGGAGCTGGTCATCGGCTCCATCCACGTGCGGCACGGCATGGACGAGGAGCAGATGACGCGGCGGCTGCTCACCGCACTGGACAACCCGCACCTGCACATCCTCGGGCACCCCACCGGCCGTCTCATCCAGAATCGCGAGCCGTACCCGGTGCGCATGGAAGAAATCCTCGAGCGCGCCGCCGAGCGCGGCGTGACGATTGAGGTCAACGGCAAGCCGGCGCGGCTGGACATCAAGGCCGAGTACGTGCGCCAGGCGGTGAAGCTCGGCGTGAGGCTGGTGGTGAGCTGCGATGCGCACCGCCAGGAGGACCTGCGCAACCTGGCCTATGCGGTGGCCACCGCGCGCCGGGGCTGGGCGCGAAAATCGGACGTTTTGAACACCCTGCCGGCGGACCGCTTCCTCGCCGCGCTGCGCGCCCGCCGGTGATAGGCTGCGGCGCGCGCCGATGTCCCGCCTGCCGCCGCTCCTCTTCTGTCTGCTGCTCTTCACCCTCCCCGCCCTCGCGGGCGAGGCCCGTCCCTCGCGCGCGGACCTGCAGCGGGTGATGGAGCTGCACGCGCGCTCGGTGGTGCGGGTGCGCGGGCCCAAGCAGACGGGCCCCGGCGTCATCGTGGGCTCGGCCGGACAGGTGCTCACCGCGCTGGGCCCGGTGGGCGAGGAGTTCGTCGGGCTGAATGCCGCCACGGTGGAGCACGACGGCAAGGCGCTGCCCGCCAAGGTGGTGCTGGCCAACGCGGCGCTCAAGGTAGCGGTGGTGGCCGCGCCGGACGGCACCTACCCGGCCGTGCCGGTGAAGCTGCTGAAGGAAGGCGACAGCCTCGCGGGGCGGTGGGTGGTGGGCGTGGTGCCCGCGACGAAGGACCAGCCCGCGAAGCCCGTGTCGGCGCAGGCGAGCGGCTCCGCGCCCCTGCCCTTCTTCGATGTGCCCCTGGCCCTGCCTCCGGGCAGCCCCGTGTTCGACGGGGACGGGCGGCTGGTGGCGGTGGTGGTGCAGCGGCACCGGCGAGGCTGCCGCGTGCTGCCCTTGAGCGAGGTGAAGGTGCGGCTCGCGTCGGCGGATGGGACATGAGTCAGGCAATGGCGACGCCTTGGCGCCCGAGCGCCGTGCAGGCGGATGGGACATGAGTCAGGCAATGGCGACGCCTTGGCGCCCGAGCGCCGTGCAGGAAGTGATGGGCCTGTGGGCGCTGGGCTTCCTGGGCATCATCATCGCGTTCCTCCTCTTCGGCGGCACCAGCGTCCCCAAGCTGGTGGCCACCGTGGGCTTCCTCTACCTGCCGCTCATCCCCATGCGCTGGCGGGACGAGGACTACCGCGACTACGGGCTGTCGCTGCGCGCGTGGCGCGAGGACGTGCGCCTGTTCCTCGTGCTGGCCGCCATCGTCGGGCCGCTGTTCTTCGTCGCCTTCGCCGGCTTCGCGGAGGTGCTGCCCCACCTGCCCCGCTCGCTGGCGCGCTTCCTCACGCCCATGGTGGGCGAGCCCCACTTCCAGCTCCGCCTGCCCCCGCGCTTCGGTGAGTGGGTCGTCGACCAGCTCTTCGTCGTCGCGCTGCCGGAGGAGTTCTTCTACCGGGGCTATGTCCAGGCGCGGCTGCGGGACGCGTGGCCCCAGGGGCGCGTCGTCCTGGGCGGCCGGCTGGGCCGCGCCTTCTGGGTGACGGCGGTGCTCTTCGCCCTGGGGCACCTGGCCATCTTCCAGGCGTGGCGCCTGTCCGTGTTCTTCCCCGCGCTCCTCTTCGGCTGGATGCGCGAGCGCACCGGCACCGTCATCGGCTCGTCGCTCTTCCACGCCGCGTGCAACCTCTACGTGCGCGTCCTGGAGGTGTCCTTCTTCGGCGGGCCGTGAGGCGGCGCCTCAGCTCTTCGCGAAGGCCAGCAGGTCGGCGTTCAGCCGCTCCAGGTGGGTGACGAAGAGGCCGTGCGGCGCGCCCTCGTACACCTCCAGCCGCGCGCCGGGGATGAGGCGCGCCGTCTTGCGCCCGGTGAGCTCCAGCGGCGCGGACGCGTCCTTGTCGCCGTGGATGACGAGCGTTGGCAGACGGATGCGGGCCAGCTCCGGACGGAAGTCCGTGGACGTCATGGCGCGGTTGCAGTCGATGACGGCCTTCATGGAGCAGCCGCGCATCTGGCTCATGAGCCACTCCACCATCGCCTCCGACGTCTCGGGCACGACGAACGGACGGGCGTTGTCCGCGAGCCACCCGGGGAAGTCACGCAGGTAGAAGTGGTTGCGGACGTACTCGAAGGTCGCCGCGTCGATGCCATCCGGGTTGTCCGGCGTCTTGAGCAGGAACGGCGTCACCGGCGCGAGGTACACGAGCCGCGCAATCCGGCCGCTGCCGTGGCGGGACAGGTAGCGGGTCAGCTCGCAGCTCGCTATCGAGTGGGCCACCACCGTGACGTCGCGGAGGTCGAGCGCGTCCAGCACCGCCGCGAGGTCATCCGCCAGCGTGTCGAAGTCGTAGCCCCGCCCCGGGTCGCTGGAGCGGCCGTGCCCGCGCCTGTCGTAGGCGATGCAGCGCAGGCCCTGCTCGGACAGCGGCTGCATCTGGTAGGCCCACATCTGCGAGGTGAGCGCCCAGCCGGACAGGAACACCACGGGCCGGCCCGTGCCCCAGTCGCGGTAGTACAGGTCCACGCCGTCACGCGTGCGGATGATGGAGCCTGACTGCACCCTCCCCTTCGCTTCGCCGGGCCAGCCACCCGAGGCCAGCGGCTCACTGCCCTCGGCCACGAGGCTCATGCCCACGCTCGCTGCCACCGCCGACTTCAGAAGGTCTCGCCTGTCCATGATTGCTCTCGCTTTCGAATGGAGCGCGGGAGTCATCCCGCAGGGCCCAGACGGGCCCGCGCGCTCACGAGAGCAATGTGCGCCGATGGGGTGCGTGCCTCAATTACGCCCGAGGTAATGCGCTTGCGTCCGGCGCCTTTGCCCCCAGGCCGGCTTCAATCACACGCTGGGTCACAGCCACTTCATCCAGCGGGATTTCCCCAGTCTGGCGAGCGGAGTGATCGAGCAATTCCTGCTCAAACACCCTTGAAAACCTGAAAACAGCCACGGGACTTCCAGGGTTGTTTCGAACAAGTGAATAATTCGACGCGTAGCGCAACTTTCGCGGTGCGT comes from Pyxidicoccus parkwaysis and encodes:
- a CDS encoding Rieske (2Fe-2S) protein produces the protein MTKIKLGPADFAEREMRGYEVGKRNVCIAKIHGRYKGLDDWCNHAGCLLSGGRLEDNTVVCPCHEVGFDMDTGRNETSPGVCDDQPTVHVEVQDGELLVDLPDNT
- a CDS encoding alpha/beta fold hydrolase, which codes for MDRRDLLKSAVAASVGMSLVAEGSEPLASGGWPGEAKGRVQSGSIIRTRDGVDLYYRDWGTGRPVVFLSGWALTSQMWAYQMQPLSEQGLRCIAYDRRGHGRSSDPGRGYDFDTLADDLAAVLDALDLRDVTVVAHSIASCELTRYLSRHGSGRIARLVYLAPVTPFLLKTPDNPDGIDAATFEYVRNHFYLRDFPGWLADNARPFVVPETSEAMVEWLMSQMRGCSMKAVIDCNRAMTSTDFRPELARIRLPTLVIHGDKDASAPLELTGRKTARLIPGARLEVYEGAPHGLFVTHLERLNADLLAFAKS
- a CDS encoding MXAN_2756 family trypsin-like serine endoprotease, with the translated sequence MSRLPPLLFCLLLFTLPALAGEARPSRADLQRVMELHARSVVRVRGPKQTGPGVIVGSAGQVLTALGPVGEEFVGLNAATVEHDGKALPAKVVLANAALKVAVVAAPDGTYPAVPVKLLKEGDSLAGRWVVGVVPATKDQPAKPVSAQASGSAPLPFFDVPLALPPGSPVFDGDGRLVAVVVQRHRRGCRVLPLSEVKVRLASADGT
- a CDS encoding MogA/MoaB family molybdenum cofactor biosynthesis protein, whose product is MHVSAFVVTCSDSRDAARDESGRVLREALESAGHQVAGSVVVKDDAEAIRGALAQAQAAGARAVLFTGGTGIGRRDCTVETLRPLFEKELPGFGELFRMLSYRQVGSAAMMSRATAGTWQGMILFALPGSPQAVRLALDALILPEMGHAVRELTR
- the polX gene encoding DNA polymerase/3'-5' exonuclease PolX, coding for MTPDVSQPSVDKAAVAQVLRDIALLLQLQGESGYRVRAYDMGADRIAGLPQELGPLVAEGRLESLPGIGPALAEKISELVTTGRLGYYEELKAKFPAGLLELVKLPDIGPKKVAVLWRELDVGSVEDLERACREGRVRQLRGFGEKSEAKILEGIAVFRRARGERKLLGEVMPVAEALLEQVKASPGVVRASLGGSVRRRAETVADVDIIASAPDPGPVLDALANAPGVATVLGKGGSKCSVRMIQGDLQVDLRVLPDEDYATALHHFTGSRAHHIRLRNLGHERGLKISEWGVHREDGTKVTVSDEAALYSLLDMQYVPPELREDNGEFEAAREGTLPQDLVTLEDVQGAVHAHSTWSDGKHSLEEMARAAQALGLKYLTVTEHSQAAIYAGGMKVEDLKRQWDEIDRINAAIPEVRLLKGIEVDILEDGALDYPDSVLEQLELVIGSIHVRHGMDEEQMTRRLLTALDNPHLHILGHPTGRLIQNREPYPVRMEEILERAAERGVTIEVNGKPARLDIKAEYVRQAVKLGVRLVVSCDAHRQEDLRNLAYAVATARRGWARKSDVLNTLPADRFLAALRARR
- the mrtX gene encoding myxosortase MrtX yields the protein MSQAMATPWRPSAVQEVMGLWALGFLGIIIAFLLFGGTSVPKLVATVGFLYLPLIPMRWRDEDYRDYGLSLRAWREDVRLFLVLAAIVGPLFFVAFAGFAEVLPHLPRSLARFLTPMVGEPHFQLRLPPRFGEWVVDQLFVVALPEEFFYRGYVQARLRDAWPQGRVVLGGRLGRAFWVTAVLFALGHLAIFQAWRLSVFFPALLFGWMRERTGTVIGSSLFHAACNLYVRVLEVSFFGGP